One Nostoc sp. CENA543 genomic window, ACATTCTAATTAGAGAATAAAACAGCCACGATTTAAGTCGTGACTGTTGCTTTATGGAAATTTTTAGTAAAACTGCAAAAATTACTGCAAATTAAGCTTTAGCTAAGTTTTCTGCAACAAAGTCCCAGTTTACCAGTTGATCTAAGAAGTTTTTAATAAATGCTGGACGAGCATTTCTAAAATCAATGTAGTAGGCGTGTTCCCAAACATCTATGGTGAGCAGTGCTTTTTTACCATGAGCTAGAGGGTTCTCTGCATTTGGTGTTTTCATTACTTTGAGTGTACCACCATCGTCAATCAACCAAGCCCAGCCACTACCAAATTGAGTTGCAGCCGCATTAGAAAATTCTTCTTTGAATTTGTCGAAGCTACCAAAATCTCTGTCAATTTTAGCAGCTAAGTCGCCGGTAGGTGCGCCACCACCTGCGGGTTTTAAGGAATTCCAGAAGAAGGTGTGATTCCAAACTTGTGCGGCGTTGTTGAAAATCCCAGCTTTGGAGGGGTCTTTAAAGGAAATTTGGATGACTTCTTCTAGGGATTTATCAGCTAAGTCTGTACCTTCGGTCAGCTTGTTGAGGTTATCTACATAAGCTTTGTGATGCTTACCATAGTGATACTCGAAGGTTTCAGCTTTCATACCATATGGTTCTAAAGCATTAGAGTCGAAAGGTAAGGGGGGTTGAGTGAATGCCATTTTGTGAAGTCCTCTCTTTACTGTTTTCCAGTTGAAACCTATTGCGGCAGCTTAGGAAATTACAGGTCTTGTGTCTACCGTTTTTATATCCCTAATACTTAGGATATAAAACTTAACATCGTCATTCTACTACCAAAGTGAATATTCGTACCCAATATTTTTTAAATCAGCCGAATTAAGCAAAATATATATTTATAAGGCAATTCTCTTTGATTTTATCAGCAGACCGACTTAGAGAAGGAACTGTTAAGGAAGAAGGGAAAACAGGAGAGCGATGAAATGGAATTGTGAAGTGCTACTGATACTCTAGTCAAATTTTGCTTATATCTGAAGTATAAAAATCATCCTTTAGTCAGATGATTTTATCGGCAGAACCTTTAAGATGTTATATACGAAACTTTTTTAAAAGTTAATTAGGGTTGACTCTTCAATTTATGTAACCGTCCACAACCATTTGCTTTTATTCCTCAAATTGCTAGTTTGGGTTTTTCGTGGGGAACAGAGAAACGGAGCAGGACAGATAGAGGTGTACTGAATGCGTGAGAAACTCAAATGCAAACCGCGCCTCTATTCATAGATATGAAAACAGGGAGTAAGTTTTAAATGCCTTACTCCTTAAAATTTCTGATATGGGGGAATGAGGAAAAAGGTGGAAATTTTTCCTATCATCTCAAAAGTCAACACAATTTTGGATTTTAGATTTGCGATAGCGTAGCGTTAGCGAGGCAGGAGCGTCTTTTTGATTGACCCCGACCACTCCTTGGGTGCGGGGCTTGGGGATTTTAGGTTGGCGTAAAGCCTGCGACATAGCTGCGCTTAGAGGGTAGCAGACGCAGCGCAGCGAGTATTGTAGATTTTTCCACCCACGGTGGGGGTTGTAACCCAAAAAATCCAAAATCCAAAATCCAAAATCTAAAATTTGGAGGGTCAACAATTTTCACTGAGAAAAACATTGCTGATAGTAGTTAACAATCTGTTCTGTCACATCTGAGATACTCAGACCGTCTGTTGACAGTTCGATCGCGTCTGGGGCTTTTTGTAAGGGAGAAACTTTGCGGGTGCTGTCTTTCCAATCACGTTCAGCAATGTCTTTTTCTAGTTGTTCCAGACTGACTGTTGGTTGACCTTGTTTTTGGAAATCCTGTAGCCGACGACGGGCGCGTTCGCTAACGGAGGCGGTTAAGAAGATTTTGATTTCAGCATCAGGGAAGACATGAGTACCAATGTCTCTACCTTCCGCCACTAACCCGCCTTTTCTTCCCCAGATTTGCTGCTGTTTGACCAAGGCTTCCCGCACAGCAGTTTGGGCAGCGATCGCGGATACTTGAGAGGTAACAGCAATGGAACGAATGGCTTGGGTAACATCATTGCCATCGATCCAAACCCGCACCGGAGATTGTAAATCTGAACTAGGAGTCAGTTCAATGTGACATTGATTTGCTAACTCAGCGATCGCGCACTCATCATCAATGGCAATACCTCGTTCTAGAACTAGCCAAGTCATAGCCCGGTACATAGCACCTGTATCTAGATAAACTAGACCCAAATTTGCTGCCACTTGACGGGCGACTGTGGATTTTCCCGCCCCAGCCGGCCCATCAATAGCGATGATAGGTTGGCGATCGCGCAAAATGATATTATCAATCAATCGTGTAGAACCAAGACGAGCGGCGATCGCTAGCATTCCTTCCTCCGTAATTTGATTTAAAGACATTAATGTATTTGGTTCAACTAATTCAATATATTCCACTGCTACTGTACTGACCTTGGCTAATTCCTGTTGTACTGCGGTTATGAGCTGATGGCGATCGCGTATACCTTTTTGAAACGCTACTTGAGCTTGTTGCAAACCACGATACAATACTGCTGCTTGCTGTTTTTCCTGGGCAGTCAAATACTGATTACGAGAACTCAAGGCTAAACCAGAAGCTTCACGCACTATCGGACAAGCAACAATCTCCACTGGCAAATTCAAATCAGTCACCAACTTTTTAATAATAGCTAGCTGCTGACCATCCTTTTGTCCAAAATAGGCTCGGTCAGGTTGTACTAAGTTCAAAAGCTTAGTCACAATCGTGGCCACACCCTGAAAGTGGCCTGGCCGAGAAAGGCCACACAAGCCAGATATCATAGCAGATGGAGGGATTACTTGTGTTACTGGAGATTCTTGTATATTATTCTGATTAATTCCCATTTCTTCCGGATCTGGTGCAAAAACTGCATCAACTCCAGCTTGCTCACATAATTTACAGTCTTGCTCTAGAGTCCGAGGATAGCGCGCAAAATCTTCATTGGGGCCAAATTGCAGGGGATTCACAAAAATACTGACAATCACCGTAGAATTTTCTGGTCGCGCCCGTGTAATCAAGCTGAAATGGCCTTCATGCAAATTGCCCATAGTTGGTACTAGACCAATGGCTGTGGGATGCCAGTTCATCATTCCCTCTAGGGCTAGATCATCTGATTCTGTCTGCTGATTTGCCCAGCGATGTTTATTGAGAAAGCAACGTAAAGCTGCAACTGTCTTCAACAGGCGCACAAAAATACCCCTAGTTCTTCTTTAGCATCTCCTCCGTTAGTTTATCTCTCAAACAGAAGGAAGAAACAGAATAACTAGGGGAATTAGGGATGGGGCATGGGGCATTGGGGTAAAATCTACCCAGTCCCCAATCCCCAGTTTCCAATATCACCGACCTAGAACTTCGATTCTAACTGGTGCAATGCCGCTACCAATCATACCGAGAACTCTAGCTGCACCAGTCGATAAATCAATCACTCTACCCCGAATGTATGGGCCTCTGTCGTTGATTCGCACTATCACAGAACGACCGTTGCGGGTATTGGTGACGCGTACTCTTGTACCGAAAGGCAAGCTGCGGTGAGCTGCGGTCATGGCTTCGGAATTGAATCTTTCGCCGGTAGCAGTTGGTCTGCCGTGGAAACCTTGACCGTAAAAGGAAGCTATCCCTTGGAAGGTGAGTCTAATGTTGCTAGCAATTTGTTGGGGCAAATTGGCTACAGACCTTGATACACCAGAACGAGATGGTAAGTTAGCAATTTCTGTAAGGGGAGAGGCGTTGCCGATGAGTCTTCTTAGGCGATTTGTTGCTTGCAACGCATCTTTGGCTAAGTCATTGGTGGTATCTGCCAGGCGGGTGTTTTGATTAATTTCCACCAATTCTTGGTTTTTGATTTTGATAGTGTAGCGATCGCCTGGCTGTTGTTGGTTGGAGACACCTTTGTTCTGGTTTTGTCCCTTCCAACTGACACTGATTTGATCAGCTTGCACATTATCCCGGATCATTTGGTTGATCCTCGCTGCCATCAGACTGGCTCTCTGCACTGGGTCATTTGGTAGCGAGCCGACTAGGATCTTGGCATCCGCTAAATTTCCTGCACTTGCTACCTGAACTGAGTCACTAGCATCGCCAACTGCACCTAATTTCTTTTGGGTGCCAACGGTCGATTGAGAACTCAAAAAGGTAATAACTGGAATGTTTCGGATATACAGAGTTGCCGCTTTCCGTCCTTCAATGTTGTGAGTATGAATTCTCGTATTCACAACGTCATCTGAAGATTTTAATTCCCCTACCTTAACCACGTCACCGGCTGTTGCTTTGGATGCAACTAGTGAATCGAGTTTGGTGGTTTGAGTCCGACCAATTGAGGGTGTCCCCAAAATGGTTACAGACAGGGCGGCAATAGTCCACAAATGTCTTTGATTCATGCGTCCGATTTTAAAGCGACTATAGAACAGCAGTTTCTTAGTTTGTGGGAGTTTGTTTCGTAAGTTACTTATTAGCAAACTCGCCTAAGATGCGAATTCGTTCCGCTTTTACTTTCTGTTTTATAACTGCAACAGACTAACACGAACTTTCAGGGTTGGGGATCAGGGTTTTAGCGTAGGAATGACCACCTTTTGAAAATTTAAGTTCCGCCAACAAGGTCAAAACCTTGTTCAAATGCGGATTTTGACTATGTATCCTTTTTTTCGGAATACTAGTTTTTTATTTACAAAAGTTTACATTTTTTGGGTTTTGCTTTGTCCTGTCTTGGCTTTGTATTTTACGTATAAATATTTATCTTACTAGTATTTGTATACACAGATAAATAAAACCTATATTATTTATAATAATTCTATATACTACAAAATGACCTCAAGAAAATTACTGAAATGAATTTGCTTTGTATTTTTTTAACATTGTCGCAGAAAGCTTTTAAATTAATGCTCCTGGCTCCTAAAATTCTATCTTCAGCTATGAATTTATATTTAAATTTATATATTTTTCATGATCCAAAATATGTAATAATACTTTGTATGTAGGTTAAAGATGTAGTTACAGTGACATTAAACTACAGTAATCATGAGTAACAAAAATTGCTAACACTTGTAGCAGAAGTTTGATTTGCTCACAATGAAGTTAATGTCAAAAAATTGCTTAATCAGCATCAAAATTATGTAGAGTATTTTTACCTCGTATTAAAATTTACATTTAATCTGTAAATTTGGACGCAATGTTCAGCAAAAGATTGATAAAGTCAAGCTATTAGCCTCATGATTAGCAAAACCAATCAAGGAGATTTAGAAATTATCACCTCTGCACTTAGCGATGTGATTAATGAACTGCATGATAAATACAAGTCATTGCAGGATGGAATCGTTGCTAACTATATTCCTGAACTCGCAAAAGTCAACCCGGATTTATTTAGTATTTGTATTGTTACAGTAGATGGTCACGTATACGAAGTAGGCGATTCGCAACAACTATTTACTATTCAATCGATTTCTAAAGTATTTGCTTACGGACTAGCATTAGAGGATCATGGACGAGATTATGTTTTAACCAGGGTGGGAGTAGAACCCACAGGGGATGCTTTTAACGCCATTATTTTGGACGAGCAATCTAAGCGACCCTATAACCCAATGGTAAACGCCGGAGCGATCGCCACTACTAGTTTAATTAAAGGTGCAGGAGCAACCGAACGCCTCAACCGCTTACTAGATATGTTCCGCCGCTACATTGGTCATGACGTATTTGTCGATATTTCCGTCTTTACCTCCGAACGCAGCACCGGACACCGCAACCGCGCAATGGCGCACCTCATGCTCAACTTTGGCATGATCAACCAAAATATAGAAGAAGCCTTAGACCTATATTTTCAACAATGCGCCGTCATGGTGGACTGTCGGGACTTAGCGGTGATGGCGGCGACTTTAGCAAATCGAGGGACAAACCCCATCACAGGGGAACAAGCTGTAGATAAACGCTATATAAAAGATATCCTCAGTGTGATGTACACCTGTGGGATGTACAACTTTGCAGGAGAATGGGCTTATAAAGTCGGAATTCCGGCTAAAAGTGGCGTTTGTGGCGGTATTTTGGCAGTTGTTCCCCATAAGATGGGAATTGCTGTGTTTTCTCCACCCTTAGATCATCGGGGAAACAGTGTGAGGGGGGTGAAAGTCTGTGAAGAACTATCCCAGCGTTTAGGCTTACATTTATTTGATTGTTCGGTTTAATTAGGGGTGTAAGGGTATGAGGGTATGAGGGTATAGGGGTTGAAAGTGTTGGACGAGGATTATTGGAAAAAAGCCCAGCACGGTTTTGCCCCAATGGGCAAGGCTTTTAACTCTTGGGTCGTTGGCTGCTCTTTCTTCCCCCTACACCCCTACACCCCTACACCCTTACACCCGCCCCAACGGGGCTTGGTAATTCAGACAGTGTTTAACCAACGTAAAATATTGGCTTTGCTGTCTGCTAAACCTTTATAAATCAATGACTCTGGCGACATAGACTCAATTGCAGCACACAGCTTAACCCGTAATATTGCATCTTGCTTGAGGGAAGTACAATCTCTGAAATAAGTGCGAATCGTAAATAATGCTGTCTTAGACTCTGGTAGACCCCAAATTACTTGTCGCTCAATTCGCAAGTAAAGTTTAGGGTTTTGGGGGTCAAAACTTCTACCTTCCCACTGGCTAACTAATAAACCAGGTGGTGGTTCAGGGTGGTGATTCAGACGCGTATCTGTACTCAAACCCCAAGCAAAGCGCACCATTGGTTGACGATAAATCATCGTATTAACGATCGCATCTGCCCGGCGATTAATTTTTTCTATACCCGCCACGGGTGTATGTATTGCAGCAAAGTCCTTACCGATTTTTTCCTCAGCTGACCAATGGTTGGGATAACACAAATGAATGGCACTCAGCCAATTACGTCCATCATTACCACAGCAAATGACTGTAATATCTTCCTGTATCTGTGCTGCTAAAGCATCGAGGGTAGAAGCATAAACAGGAGAAACTGTACTACCCTCGACTCGCTGTAATTCCCAGTTTGCATCTAGGTAAAGTTTTTCGTTGGTCAGTCGGCTATAAAATATGAAGCTGTTAGCCGTCGATTTTTGGTAGTCAAAGTATT contains:
- a CDS encoding bifunctional pantoate--beta-alanine ligase/(d)CMP kinase, whose translation is MRLLKTVAALRCFLNKHRWANQQTESDDLALEGMMNWHPTAIGLVPTMGNLHEGHFSLITRARPENSTVIVSIFVNPLQFGPNEDFARYPRTLEQDCKLCEQAGVDAVFAPDPEEMGINQNNIQESPVTQVIPPSAMISGLCGLSRPGHFQGVATIVTKLLNLVQPDRAYFGQKDGQQLAIIKKLVTDLNLPVEIVACPIVREASGLALSSRNQYLTAQEKQQAAVLYRGLQQAQVAFQKGIRDRHQLITAVQQELAKVSTVAVEYIELVEPNTLMSLNQITEEGMLAIAARLGSTRLIDNIILRDRQPIIAIDGPAGAGKSTVARQVAANLGLVYLDTGAMYRAMTWLVLERGIAIDDECAIAELANQCHIELTPSSDLQSPVRVWIDGNDVTQAIRSIAVTSQVSAIAAQTAVREALVKQQQIWGRKGGLVAEGRDIGTHVFPDAEIKIFLTASVSERARRRLQDFQKQGQPTVSLEQLEKDIAERDWKDSTRKVSPLQKAPDAIELSTDGLSISDVTEQIVNYYQQCFSQ
- the glsA gene encoding glutaminase A, yielding MISKTNQGDLEIITSALSDVINELHDKYKSLQDGIVANYIPELAKVNPDLFSICIVTVDGHVYEVGDSQQLFTIQSISKVFAYGLALEDHGRDYVLTRVGVEPTGDAFNAIILDEQSKRPYNPMVNAGAIATTSLIKGAGATERLNRLLDMFRRYIGHDVFVDISVFTSERSTGHRNRAMAHLMLNFGMINQNIEEALDLYFQQCAVMVDCRDLAVMAATLANRGTNPITGEQAVDKRYIKDILSVMYTCGMYNFAGEWAYKVGIPAKSGVCGGILAVVPHKMGIAVFSPPLDHRGNSVRGVKVCEELSQRLGLHLFDCSV
- a CDS encoding septal ring lytic transglycosylase RlpA family protein: MNQRHLWTIAALSVTILGTPSIGRTQTTKLDSLVASKATAGDVVKVGELKSSDDVVNTRIHTHNIEGRKAATLYIRNIPVITFLSSQSTVGTQKKLGAVGDASDSVQVASAGNLADAKILVGSLPNDPVQRASLMAARINQMIRDNVQADQISVSWKGQNQNKGVSNQQQPGDRYTIKIKNQELVEINQNTRLADTTNDLAKDALQATNRLRRLIGNASPLTEIANLPSRSGVSRSVANLPQQIASNIRLTFQGIASFYGQGFHGRPTATGERFNSEAMTAAHRSLPFGTRVRVTNTRNGRSVIVRINDRGPYIRGRVIDLSTGAARVLGMIGSGIAPVRIEVLGR
- a CDS encoding DUF3445 domain-containing protein, whose protein sequence is MQKAAALNSPACYFPLMNGRYEVKPGMMAFGSCFGNGQADKQVFQIDENFADYRQAKLLARAERLSKYYQSYDYSQTVAGAIARLIVERLTQEHPQYFDYQKSTANSFIFYSRLTNEKLYLDANWELQRVEGSTVSPVYASTLDALAAQIQEDITVICCGNDGRNWLSAIHLCYPNHWSAEEKIGKDFAAIHTPVAGIEKINRRADAIVNTMIYRQPMVRFAWGLSTDTRLNHHPEPPPGLLVSQWEGRSFDPQNPKLYLRIERQVIWGLPESKTALFTIRTYFRDCTSLKQDAILRVKLCAAIESMSPESLIYKGLADSKANILRWLNTV
- a CDS encoding superoxide dismutase, whose product is MAFTQPPLPFDSNALEPYGMKAETFEYHYGKHHKAYVDNLNKLTEGTDLADKSLEEVIQISFKDPSKAGIFNNAAQVWNHTFFWNSLKPAGGGAPTGDLAAKIDRDFGSFDKFKEEFSNAAATQFGSGWAWLIDDGGTLKVMKTPNAENPLAHGKKALLTIDVWEHAYYIDFRNARPAFIKNFLDQLVNWDFVAENLAKA